The Geotrypetes seraphini chromosome 6, aGeoSer1.1, whole genome shotgun sequence genome includes a window with the following:
- the LOC117362053 gene encoding transmembrane O-methyltransferase homolog encodes MVSPAIALAFIPFLLTLLIRYRHYFLLFYRAVIVRLIQDCLTGIPREERAFQYVITHAIPGDAQHILNTFDQWCYHCEYLSNVGPQKGKILERLIYETAPLNVLELGTYCGYATILMAQVLPLGARLYTVEMDPGNAAIAEKVIRLAGFDEDTVELIVGPSEDIIPHLKDKHGVQKLDFVFMDHWKRFYLRDLQLLEEQDLLQEGTRILADNVLFPGAPHFLQYAKSCGRYRCKVHRTSLEYFRAIRDGMAELCYTKLQ; translated from the exons ATGGTGTCTCCAGCGATTGCACTAGCTTTCATTCCCTTCCTCCTCACCCTGCTCATCCGCTATCGCCACTACTTCCTCCTCTTCTACCGGGCTGTGATAGTGCGGCTCATCCAGGACTGCCTGACAGGAATCCCACGGGAGGAGCGAGCCTTCCAGTATGTGATCACTCACGCCATCCCCGGCGATGCCCAGCACATCCTCAACACCTTCGACCAGTGGTGCTACCACTGTGAATATCTCAGCAACGTGGGACCCCAGAAGG GGAAAATCCTGGAGCGGCTGATCTATGAGACCGCCCCGCTGAATGTGCTGGAGCTGGGCACGTATTGTGGCTATGCCACCATCCTCATGGCTCAGGTACTGCCCCTGGGGGCCCGACTCTATACGGTGGAGATGGATCCGGGGAATGCAGCCATAGCAGAGAAAGTCATCCGGCTGGCTGGCTTCGATGAAGACACA GTGGAGCTCATCGTGGGCCCCTCGGAAGACATCATCCCCCACCTGAAGGACAAGCACGGGGTGCAGAAACTGGATTTTGTCTTCATGGACCACTGGAAGCGTTTCTACCTGCGGGATCTTCAGCTGCtggaggagcaggacctgctgCAGGAAGGCACCCGAATCCTGGCCGACAACGTCCTCTTTCCCGGGGCTCCCCACTTTCTGCAGTATGCCAAGTCCTGTGGCCGCTACCGGTGCAAGGTGCATCGCACCAGCCTGGAGTACTTCCGAGCCATCCGTGATGGAATGGCTGAGTTGTGCTACACCAAGCTGCAGTGA